From the Papaver somniferum cultivar HN1 chromosome 2, ASM357369v1, whole genome shotgun sequence genome, the window ACCTGTAAGGAGTTCTGGGTGCGACACTCGTTCTGATACGATCATTTCATCTGCATCCTTCCCTAACCCCGGAAGGCAACCAGTCCTTACCCATACATCCTTCTCTAGACGGAGGTGCAATGCGATATATGGATGTCCCGCTGACATCCTCATTGCAAGCTTCTTTCCCAAGTtttcaatccatggtttgaacTTCAGTGCATGAAATGCTACCTATTTATAATAGAACGTTAGTTTTATAAGCAGGGGCACACGTCCATTTTCATTTATCAAAAGGCAATTCGCGATAAGTAAATGTACCTTGCAACGAAGCTTCTGTAAATCCGGATTGAGGATTTTAGATAGTTTTGAGTCGAAGCGACGGATAAGCAATACTGTATGTTTATTAAACTGGCATACAATTGGAGACAAGAAAATGAGTTCGAAAGAGACACATTATCttttcttaatgggtttaggtAATGAATTAGCTATGCAACCTAACCGATACAACGTTAATTAAAACATGTTTTGAATGAAGACTTAATCAGTTATTATAGATAATATATCTAGATGATCCATTAATTTGTTGATTAATCAAAAGTGGAACTTAATCATCCTTTTTTTTTCAATGACATGTATGTGTATTTTTTCCATGGACGACCCCAACATGTTCTCCATAAACATTTTATTTGGCATTTATATAATCAAAATCGAaagattttctttaaaagaaaaaaaaaaacaatttgattGAAATCTAAAATTATTTAATATTTatgatgcaaaaaaaataaataaacaaccaTTTGCAGCCCAACACCAAGCACCTGCTGAATAGTTTAAAAATTCTTTTTCGCTTTTTTAAGATTAATTAAGGAGAATCAGTCTCAATTAACATCACAGAAGATCCCATTTAGATTAATTTTGTCGCCCCGTGAATGAGTTTTTTCTCTAAAAGATTGTAACAATACCAACATTGCAGTTGACTGATACGAAGGCAGTTCGTGGTCAGGTCTCCCTCACTCATCTTACATCAACCCGGCCCATTGTTTGTTAATTCCTCCttttaatttaattaattaaaagaaaaggcttttcaaaaaagaaaaagggtaACACGTATATTATGATTGATTTTTTGTTAATTATTGAAGAATTCCGCTAAGTGTTTAAGTAGTTACTATCACGTAGTTAGGCTTACTAATTCAACATAGAGTGATGAAGATAAGAGTATGTTTTTGATTTGACACAAATGAAGATAAAAGATAAGTTACTATTACCTCTTTCGTTAATAGAGTTCGGACCATATCTTCACTCACATTTGATGGTATTGGAGCTCGAACTGGTCGCTTGGAAATGTAAGTAGACGGTAATGACGAAAGTATATGCACGTCTTCTTTAAGTGTTTCCTTAAAGTTTCTttcatcaaatatatcagaaaattcactgcaaaaataaaaaggaagTTAACTAATTATGATATGAAAAATAATCTTCATAATAACATAAACTTGATTAGCATATATGCTGAATTTAGATTTAGCTAATCATCAACTATATAATTTACGTGCGAGAAAAAAGTTATCTTGTccactgatatatatatatatgataatgTACCTTTCGTCGCCCCAAACCGCATTGACATGAAATATAGGAACGATCAATGTTGCTTGAAGAATTCTAGCAATAACAACAGCATCGATAATCTGATTCTTTTGTTGATTCAATCCTCCCGAAACAACAACCATTAAGAAACGATTCTTTATCCCGCTGCTAATACTACTGCTAGAGTAATTTTGACTAAAGTTTAAACATGGACGATATCCCAACCCATCCGGTTGCTTCCATATTTCTTCGGTGGTGCCGGTGCTTAAGTTGATAAATGTATCACGTTGATTGAATTTTCGGTTGATATGAATAAGTGAGTGCTTATGATCAGAAATACAAGAAACAATTGGATAACTTATCATGAACACACTAAAGCTAGTGCATATTGCTAGGAATAGAAGGAAATATCTTGATTTTTGAGGTCTAACTCTGAATAACATATTGAGGATCATTGAACTATTTGTGAGTTTTCGCAGAGGTTTGAAGAGAATGGATATTCTATCGGCTACTAAAATGTAAGATACTTTGTTTGAGTTATGGTTTTTCATAGTGGTAATGGCTTTCCAaacgagaaggaagaagaaaaagatacaagaaaaagaaaatgatgaagaggatggaAAGCTTTGTATAAGAAATAAATGAAGAACATCAAAGAGAAGGGAGACCTAGCTAGAGAGAGGGTGGATGTTTGGTTTTCTACCAACCGCTGTATTAG encodes:
- the LOC113353761 gene encoding O-fucosyltransferase 20-like, which gives rise to MKNHNSNKVSYILVADRISILFKPLRKLTNSSMILNMLFRVRPQKSRYFLLFLAICTSFSVFMISYPIVSCISDHKHSLIHINRKFNQRDTFINLSTGTTEEIWKQPDGLGYRPCLNFSQNYSSSSISSGIKNRFLMVVVSGGLNQQKNQIIDAVVIARILQATLIVPIFHVNAVWGDESEFSDIFDERNFKETLKEDVHILSSLPSTYISKRPVRAPIPSNVSEDMVRTLLTKEFNKHTVLLIRRFDSKLSKILNPDLQKLRCKVAFHALKFKPWIENLGKKLAMRMSAGHPYIALHLRLEKDVWVRTGCLPGLGKDADEMIVSERVSHPELLTGRSNNITFRERYMAGLCPLNAVETTRLLKAFGASSNTRIYWAGGTPFGGENALEPIRKQFPHFTNKWALADGDELQHFRNKSSILAALDYIVCINSDAFMANHGGNMARTIQGHRAYFGHKKYITPNKKKLVRLFMDNNNNQMNEKEIDDRIKKMHMDSMGSPVLIKTSKSHMDVTAYPAPACMCSSSVSRTSI